DNA sequence from the Streptomyces canus genome:
CTGAGACAGCTCTCCCCCGCTGCCGCTGACGAGGGTGACGGGGAGGCCCTCGCGGGCGGCCAGCGCGCAGGCCAGGGTGAGACAGGCGACGCCGCCGTCGGTCGGGGTCTTGGCGATGACCGCGTTGCCCGCCAGGGCCTGAACCAGCATGGCGTGAACGAGCACGCTCATCGGGTAGTTCCAGCTCGCGATGTTGGACACCGGACCGTCCAGCGGGACCCGGCCCTCGACCATCGGCTCGATGCCGTCGACGTACCAGCGCACGCCGTCGATGGCCCGGTCGACGTCCGCCTGCGCGAGACGCCAGGGCTTGCCGATCTCCCAGACCAGCAGGAGCGCGAGGAGTTCGCGGTGCTGGGTGAGGGCGTCGAGGGTGGCCGCGACGCGGGCCCGGCGCTCTTCGAGCCGTATGTACCGCCAGGCGCGGTGCTGGTCGAGGGAGGCGCGGACGGCCTGGTGGGCGGCTTCCCGGTCCAGGCGCGGCGGCCCGGCGATCGGGCTGCCGTCGACGGGGCTGGTGGCGGGCAGGGCCCGGCCGTCGGCCCGCCAGGCGGAGGCCCAGAGGTTGAGGACGCGGTCGTCCCGGAAGGCCTCGGGGGCGACGGCGAGGCAGCGCTGCCAGGCGTCGTTCCAGGAGGTACCGGACTTCACCACGAGCTGGGTGGAGTTGAGGGTGGTGGTCATGCGATGTCTCCGCTCTCGGTGCACGGTCGGGGGCGGGGTAGGGGGACGCGGCGGAGCGGGACTGATCTCCGTCCGCCGCCGTGTGGTTCCGGGTCAGGCCCGAGGTGTCTCGCGGGCCGTGTCCTCGCGGTCCGTGTCCAGCAGGGCGAGCACGAGGCGGGCCGTCTCGGTGGGTGTGTTCCCGACCTTGACGCCGACCGCCTCCAGCGCCGCCTTCTTCGCCTGCGCGGTGCCCGCCGAACCGGACACGATGGCGCCCGCGTGGCCCATGGTCCTGCCCTCGGGCGCGGTGAATCCGGCGATGTAGCCGACGACGGGCTTGGTGACGTGCTCATGGATGTACGTGGCCGCCCGCTCCTCGGCGTCCCCGCCGATCTCCCCGATGAGGACGATCAGTTCGGTGTCGGGGTCGTCCTGGAAGGCCGCGAGGCAGTCGATGTGGGTGGTGCCGACGACGGGGTCTCCGCCGATGCCGACACAGGTGGAGAAGCCGATGTCGCGCAGCTCGTACATGAGTTGGTAGGTGAGCGTGCCCGACTTGGACACCAGACCGACTCGGCCGGAGCGGGTGATGTCCGCGGGGATGATGCCCGCGTTGGACTGGCCGGGGGTGATCAGGCCGGGGCAGTTGGGGCCGACGATCCGTGTTCCCTTCTTCTTCGCGTACGAGGTGAAGGCGACGGAGTCGTGGACGGGGATGCCTTCCGTGATGACGACGACCAGTCCGATTCCCGCGTCGGCGGCCTCGACAACCGCCGCTTTGGCGAAGGCGGGTGGTACGAACACGACGGTGACGTCGGCTCCGGTTGCCCGCATGGCGTCGGCGACCGAGCCGAAGACGGGGACGAGACGGTCGTCGAAGTCGACCGTCTGGCCGGCCTTGCGCGGGTTGACGCCGCCGACCACGTTGGTGCCCGCCGCGAGCATGCGCCGGGTGTGTTTCATGCCCTCGCCGCCGGTCATGCCCTGGACGAGGACCCTGGACTCCTTGGTCAGGAAGATGGCCATGTCCCGCTCCTTCAACTGGCTGTGGCGAGTTCGGCGGCACGGCGGGCGGCGCCGTCCATGGTCGTGGCCTGCTGGACCAGGGGGTGGGCGTGCCCGTCGAGGACGGCCCGGCCGCGGGCGGCGTTGTTGCCGTCGAGGCGTACGACGAGCGGCTTGGTGAGCCGGACCTCGTCCAGGGCCCGGACGATGCCGGCGGCGACCGCGTCGCAGGCGGTGATGCCGCCGAAGACGTTGACGAACACGGACTTCACCGCCGGGTCCGACAGGATGACCCCCAGTCCGTCGGCCATGACCTGGGCCGAGGCACCGCCGCCGATGTCGAGGAAGTTGGCGGGACGGGCTCCGCAGCCGGCGACCACGTCGAGGGTCGACATGACCAGGCCGGCGCCGTTGCCGATGACGCCGACCTCGCCGTCGAGCTTGACGTAGTTGAGGCCCTTCGCGGCGGCGGCCGCCTCCAGCGGATCGTCGTACACGATGCTCTCGGTACTCCAACGGGCCTGCCGGAAACGGGCGTTGTCGTCGAGGGTGACCTTGCCGTCGAGGGCGAGGATGTGCCCCTGGCGGGTGCGGACGAGCGGGTTGACCTCGACGAGGACCGCGTCCTGGCGGACCAGTACCTCCCACAGCCGTACGAGAACGTCGACGGTCTGCGGTGGCAGTCCGGCCGCCTCGGCGATCTCGCCCGCCTTCGCCGAGGTGACACCTTCGGCGGGGTCGATGTGGATACGGGCGACCGCCTCCGGGCGGGCCGCGGCGACCTCCTCTATGTCCATGCCGCCCTCCGCCGAGGCGATGGCCAGGAACCGGCCCGCGGCCCGGTCGAGAACGTAGGCGACGTAGAACTCGGTCTCGATGTCGACGGGTTGGGCCAGCATGACCTCGCCGACCGTGTGTCCCTTGATGTCCATGCCGAGGATCCGGCGTGCCGCCCGCTCGGCCTCGGCCGGATCGGCGGCGAGCCGGACACCGCCCACCTTGCCCCGGCCTCCGGTTTTGACCTGCGCCTTGACGACGACGCTGCCGCCGAGCCGGCGGGCGATCGCACGGGCTGCCTGGGGTGAGTCGGTGACCTCCGCCCTGGGCACCGGGATCCCGCGTTCTTCGAAAAGCCCCCGGGCTTCGTGCTCGTACAGGTCCATGCTTGGGCTCCCGTCTCAAAGTGCACGACTCAAAAGTGCTGCACGCCCCCTGGACATCACCCATCGGATGCGGGATAACAATCTTCATACAGTATTCGTCGACTGTATGCAATGTGCCAAGCATGGCCGTGAGGTGATCCGTGACGACGTTGGCTCTTGATGGTGTGCGGGTGCTGGATATGACGCATGTGCAGTCGGGTCCGTCGGCGACGCAGTTGCTGGCGTGGCTGGGGGCGGATGTGGTGAAGGTGGAGGCGCCGGGCGGGGACATCACGCGCCGGCAGCTGCGGGATGTCCCGGACGCGGACTCGCTGTATTTCACGATGCTCAACTGCAACAAGCGCAGTATCACGCTGAACACCAAGACCGGGCGGGGGCAGCAGATCCTGACCGCGCTGATCCGGGGTGCGGATGTGTTGGTGGAGAACTTCGCGCCGGGTGCGGTGGAGCGGATGGGGTTCTCCTGGGAGCGGATCAGGGAGATCAACCCGCGGATCGTGTATGCCTCGATCAAGGGTTTCGGGGACGGCCCCTACACCAACTTCAAGGCGTATGAGGTGGTCGCGCAGGCGATGGGCGGGTCGATGGCCACCACCGGTTTCGAGGACGGGCCGCCGCTGGCGACCGGTGCGCAGATCGGTGACTCCGGGACCGGGATCCACGCGGTCGCGGGCATCCTGGCCGCGCTGCTGCAGCGCGAGAAAACGGGCAGGGGCCAGCGGGTGAACGTGGCGATGCAGCACGCGGTGCTGAACCTGTGCCGGGTCAAACTCCGCGACCAGCAGCGCCTGGCACACGGCCCGCTGACGGAGTACCCCAACGACGACTTCACCGACGAAGTGCCGCGTTCGGGCAACGCGTCGGGGGGCGGGCAGCCCGGCTGGGCCGTGCGGTGCGCGCCGGGCGGGCCGAACGACTACGTGTACGTCATCGTCCAGCCGCAAGGCTGGCAGCCGCTGTCCGCGCTGATCGGCCGGCCCGAACTCGCCGAAGACCCCGAGTGGGCCACCCCCGAGGCCCGCCTGCCCAAGCTGGCCAAGATGTTCCAGCTGATCGAGGAATGGACCGCGACCCTGCCCAAATGGCAGGTCCTGGAACAACTCAACCG
Encoded proteins:
- the sucC gene encoding ADP-forming succinate--CoA ligase subunit beta — encoded protein: MDLYEHEARGLFEERGIPVPRAEVTDSPQAARAIARRLGGSVVVKAQVKTGGRGKVGGVRLAADPAEAERAARRILGMDIKGHTVGEVMLAQPVDIETEFYVAYVLDRAAGRFLAIASAEGGMDIEEVAAARPEAVARIHIDPAEGVTSAKAGEIAEAAGLPPQTVDVLVRLWEVLVRQDAVLVEVNPLVRTRQGHILALDGKVTLDDNARFRQARWSTESIVYDDPLEAAAAAKGLNYVKLDGEVGVIGNGAGLVMSTLDVVAGCGARPANFLDIGGGASAQVMADGLGVILSDPAVKSVFVNVFGGITACDAVAAGIVRALDEVRLTKPLVVRLDGNNAARGRAVLDGHAHPLVQQATTMDGAARRAAELATAS
- the frc gene encoding formyl-CoA transferase, with protein sequence MTTLALDGVRVLDMTHVQSGPSATQLLAWLGADVVKVEAPGGDITRRQLRDVPDADSLYFTMLNCNKRSITLNTKTGRGQQILTALIRGADVLVENFAPGAVERMGFSWERIREINPRIVYASIKGFGDGPYTNFKAYEVVAQAMGGSMATTGFEDGPPLATGAQIGDSGTGIHAVAGILAALLQREKTGRGQRVNVAMQHAVLNLCRVKLRDQQRLAHGPLTEYPNDDFTDEVPRSGNASGGGQPGWAVRCAPGGPNDYVYVIVQPQGWQPLSALIGRPELAEDPEWATPEARLPKLAKMFQLIEEWTATLPKWQVLEQLNRHNIPCGPILSPKEIIEDPSLADNDMIVEVGHPQRGTFTTVGNPLKLSDSPTTITTPPLLGQHNEEIYINELGLSDEELRLLRSGGVI
- the sucD gene encoding succinate--CoA ligase subunit alpha, whose translation is MAIFLTKESRVLVQGMTGGEGMKHTRRMLAAGTNVVGGVNPRKAGQTVDFDDRLVPVFGSVADAMRATGADVTVVFVPPAFAKAAVVEAADAGIGLVVVITEGIPVHDSVAFTSYAKKKGTRIVGPNCPGLITPGQSNAGIIPADITRSGRVGLVSKSGTLTYQLMYELRDIGFSTCVGIGGDPVVGTTHIDCLAAFQDDPDTELIVLIGEIGGDAEERAATYIHEHVTKPVVGYIAGFTAPEGRTMGHAGAIVSGSAGTAQAKKAALEAVGVKVGNTPTETARLVLALLDTDREDTARETPRA